One window from the genome of Leishmania panamensis strain MHOM/PA/94/PSC-1 chromosome 13 sequence encodes:
- a CDS encoding hypothetical protein (TriTrypDB/GeneDB-style sysID: LpmP.13.0520), producing the protein MPSDFNNVERELRDIEETFATGRMNAFGSASTQDAFVHELKRIAEIETQVFYRTCALLKSSSTNEHTLVTNLYASAQPPPQSQRSGPAAMSTSSNPGNGSFCANSSGPVSPLHRGSMSQRSYTPLVPAVAGGLSGMSMPNSNAYSPGASRRQSRQGWESSTAYPFSGVSDGGVSPGAAPPIHQGEWGNEDGFADKAFEDVAAHFEELESQFFSLGDYLRDISKHVIRLNDMSKQVNNGVNFPSNGSVTGVSTAAANANEGSNNVDMSQVLGSAGQQD; encoded by the coding sequence ATGCCGTCAGACTTCAACAATGTGGAAAGGGAGTTGCGTGACATCGAGGAGACCTTCGCCACCGGTCGCATGAATGCCTTCggctccgcctccacgcaAGACGCCTTCGTGCATGAGCTGAAGAGAATCGCTGAAATCGAAACACAAGTGTTCTACCGCACCTGCGCGCTCCTCAagtcgagcagcacgaacGAGCACACACTGGTTACAAACCTGTATGCCagcgcgcagccgccgccgcagtcgcagcgcTCCGGCCCTGCAGCGATGTCAACCAGCAGCAACCCCGGTAACGGCAGCTTCTGTgcaaacagcagcggcccGGTGAGCCCTCTGCACCGCGGCTCGATGAGCCAGCGCAGCTACACGCCGCTCGTACCTGCCGTGGCGGGAGGCCTTAGTGGCATGTCGATGCCCAACAGCAACGCATACTCGCCAGGTGCAAGTCGGCGGCAGTCCCGCCAGGGTTGGGAGAGTTCCACTGCCTACCCTTTCTCTGGCgtcagcgacggtggcgtcTCGCCTGGCGCGGCGCCTCCCATTCATCAAGGTGAGTGGGGCAATGAGGACGGCTTTGCTGACAAGGCCTTTGAAGATGTGGCGGCCCACTTTGAAGAGCTTGAGTCGCAGTTCTTCTCCCTCGGTGATTATCTCCGCGATATCTCGAAGCACGTCATTCGGCTGAACGACATGTCCAAGCAGGTAAACAACGGCGTGAACTTCCCCTCCAACGGTAGTGTTACCGGtgtctccaccgctgcggcgaaTGCGAACGAAGGCAGCAACAACGTAGACATGTCGCAGGTTTTGGGAAGCGCGGGGCAGCAGGACTAG
- a CDS encoding hypothetical protein (TriTrypDB/GeneDB-style sysID: LpmP.13.0510): protein MTHMGRGADGYQRPGNNCQQFTPSSQSAALRTAVMAAASPAPVLATPIQTRPLQGNPFHPLLWNGSAGRGGVQTSFSQKSRAGFTLGVTVGSSSGPLSSSFSLSTPRSSCASVVGSGDGRLQRRASRDGLEGSTPLSSSTTAHVLRPQRPTQSRMPPLSSSPHALVGLTAAEASSAVSTTKLSRERKVAAVNYNALFHQELQQPKPESDTGAWPTPPLSRPTGAFQYAQLPPSASAVVHDTGGHSGSGEGGAVSPLPSVTALSAQACTMEGPLPPDVRRIIAQSCTGGSSAADRNTIIDAAEQQARRLISTGRRVKVYREELAAAEEERRDLSTSVEERQLVRSVLQSEVNDINARIQALLQERALVEVQLCAQDDAVAREGRKLTEAQERVTILREAIDGIVEETVVARLMLRQQVPSLHIENYY from the coding sequence ATGACACACATGGGCAGAGGCGCGGACGGCTACCAACGCCCCGGGAACAACTGCCAACAGTTCACACCCAGTTCGCAGTCCGCGGCCTTGCGCACGGCTGTCATGGCCGCCGCATCACCTGCTCCGGTGCTCGCCACGCCGATCCAGACTCGACCGCTACAGGGGAATCCCTTCCATCCGTTGTTGTGGAACGGCAGCGCTGGGAGAGGTGGTGTGCAGACGAGCTTCTCGCAAAAGAGCCGTGCCGGGTTTACATTGGGTGTCACAGTCGGTAGCAGTAGCGGgccgctctcctcgtctttctctctctccaccccgcGCTCCTCTTGTGCGTCGGTAGTAGGGTCAGGCGATGGACGACTCCAGCGTCGGGCCAGCCGTGACGGGCTCGAGGGGTCAACTCCGCTCTCCtcgagcaccaccgcacaCGTCTTGCGGCCGCAGCGACCAACGCAGAGTCGAATGCCCCCGTTATCCTCGTCTCCGCATGCACTGGTTGGTCTCACCGCGGCGGAGGCTAGCAGTGCTGTTAGCACTACCAAGctgagcagagagaggaaagtgGCGGCTGTCAACTACAACGCTCTTTTTCACCAAGAACTTCAGCAGCCAAAACCCGAATCGGACACCGGGGCATGGCCAACTCCGCCGCTGTCACGACCCACCGGCGCGTTTCAGTATGCGCAGTTACCGCCCAGCGCCAGTGCAGTCGTGCATGACACGGGAGGTCACAGTGGttctggagaaggaggggctGTATCACCGCTTCCTTCCGTCACAGCCTTGTCGGCGCAAGCATGCACTATGGAGGGCCCGCTTCCGCCGGATGTGCGTCGCATCATCGCCCAGAGttgcaccggcggcagcagcgcagcggaTAGGAACACTATCATTGATGCCGCAGAGCAACAGGCCCGTCGCCTCATCAGCACTGGCCGCCGCGTGAAAGTTTATCGCGaagagctggcggcggcagaggaggaacgCAGGGATCTTTCCACCAGCGTGGAGGAGCGCCAGCTTGTGCGATCCGTACTGCAGAGCGAAGTCAACGACATTAACGCCCGCATTCAGGCTCTCTTGCAGGAGCGTGCGCTCGTTGAagtgcagctgtgcgcgcAGGATGATGCAGTTGCGCGTGAAGGGCGCAAGTTGACTGAGGCGCAGGAGCGGGTGACAATACTGCGAGAGGCGATTGATGGCATTGTGGAGGAGACTGTGGTGGCACGGCTGATGTTGCGGCAGCAAGTACCGTCTCTACACATCGAAAACTACTACTAG
- a CDS encoding actyltransferase-like protein (TriTrypDB/GeneDB-style sysID: LpmP.13.0500) → MSSTSSVDVNSAFPAMQDSADAVQWTKLDGAQKLLANHSDAKRFFTKYTMLRTVVGEVKPVFYDSVRTRVKVLCEEKAFAAGEECDDLEAVSMHVVAYFHYRLFMEEMKELMAQARLLKSIGMEGSGLRFQPREQNIDASGDKPRARSSCRCGEPSVKVQLHELSYCPAAFIPVGALRLRRVSKVSETGEFSEIVAKIDRVCVVKSVRCFDVGRVLMKAAEKIAREAFHVRWALVDAQLSSKGFYAKIGYAPKAVQTCMELHLPYVVMAKCLAEASL, encoded by the coding sequence ATGTCCTCTACTTCATCTGTTGACGTGAATAGCGCATTCCCTGCGATGCAGGACAGTGCGGACGCGGTACAGTGGACAAAGCTGGATGGGGCACAGAAGCTCCTTGCGAATCATTCAGATGCGAAGAGGTTCTTCACCAAGTACACGATGCTCCGCACCGTCGTAGGCGAGGTGAAGCCCGTCTTCTACGACTCTGTGCGCACACGGGTGAAGGTGTTATGCGAGGAGAAGGCCTTCGCGGCAGGGGAGGAGTGCGACGACTTGGAGGCGGTCTCGATGCACGTTGTGGCGTACTTCCACTACAGGCTATTTatggaggagatgaaggagTTGATGGCGCAGGCACGCTTATTGAAGAGTATCGGGATGGAGGGGTCGGGACTACGATTTCAGCCACGCGAGCAAAACATTGACGCGTCAGGCGACAAGCCGCGCGCTagaagcagctgccgctgcggtgagcCATCTGTCAAGGTGCAGTTACATGAATTGAGCTACTGCCCTGCGGCATTTATTCCTGTTGGAGCGCTGCGACTGCGTCGGGTTTCGAAGGTGTCGGAGACAGGAGAGTTTTCAGAGATAGTGGCGAAGATTGACCGCGTGTGCGTCGTCAAGAGCGTGCGCTGCTTTGACGTCGGTCGGGTTCTGATGAAGGCTGCGGAGAAGATCGCTCGGGAAGCCTTCCACGTCCGCTGGGCCCTCGTAGACGCACAGCTGAGCTCCAAAGGGTTTTACGCCAAGATCGGCTACGCGCCAAAGGCTGTGCAGACATGCATGGAACTTCATCTGCCGTACGTTGTGATGGCCAAGTGCTTGGCGGAGGCCTCTCTctga